A DNA window from bacterium contains the following coding sequences:
- a CDS encoding oxidative damage protection protein, which translates to MSRMVQCVKLKQELPGLDRPPIPGELGKRVFENVSKQAWKMFEDHFKMVMNEYRLNLMDPRTDEIFKQQVVEFLFGNDTRKPENFVEPN; encoded by the coding sequence ATGTCTAGAATGGTTCAATGCGTAAAACTGAAACAAGAATTGCCAGGCCTGGATCGCCCGCCGATTCCTGGAGAATTAGGTAAGCGCGTTTTTGAAAATGTTTCAAAACAGGCGTGGAAAATGTTTGAGGATCATTTTAAGATGGTGATGAATGAATACCGGCTGAATTTGATGGACCCCAGAACGGATGAAATTTTCAAACAGCAAGTGGTGGAGTTTCTTTTTGGCAATGATACCAGAAAACCGGAAAATTTTGTTGAACCCAACTAG
- a CDS encoding GWxTD domain-containing protein produces the protein MRLIPRITSITIFCVLFQCVASVKAMDSDSTINALTKVAVTSPEYPRSLQQLAEIYLDKNTVPSRQKAEWYIRKALSFDPDNFSFNVTFIKILYEKGFYVTANETCDRILTLQPRSGEAYNIALADVYYYKGLIAERSALKYKDMISFVETSLTNDNYVSLANFGVEDLRLAASCYEFALQYRSDHHDALFHLAHLYLEVDNFSRMALLFEKAIRLNPSDKDAYVFAALAYYRLGQTAQAYQYYQKAFTLMTKEEWAVYNTIEYLVPSKESDDFKQNNEKNSLEQYEQKFWRRKDPLYLTAYNERQLEHYNRIAYANLRFGVPKLNLPGWKTERGKAYIRYGKPAGFYSIQPDIGMLGGSQVWQYPQTTFYFNDEYASGNFLMNDSTILRERSLFNTTDDLFELPKERTFALQTRLYQFKNTNGMTSIRNYFSAKTNEVDSEYESFGLDVVAVAGLFLLNDQHDIVSETKTRLKLNKDQEYNGQFVHHFELDNLSSNSGVTSYSSELMTLIDNRVGVKREPVKIRDFSVDQLMLSDIVIASEISLDNGITIVPYFDNIISRNHHVYLYFETYHLTLDNDSKARYKIETTFIRSDKGNLKTFIGNLFGKNNEQIGSSFDVTCQDRDDRYYFALDIKDLNPGSYRLIIRVTDQWSKASTYQSIPVEIGD, from the coding sequence ATGCGGTTGATCCCTCGTATAACGTCGATTACAATTTTTTGTGTTTTATTTCAATGTGTTGCGTCGGTTAAAGCAATGGACTCCGACTCCACTATCAATGCGTTGACAAAAGTTGCTGTCACTTCGCCGGAATACCCTCGCTCTCTGCAACAATTAGCCGAAATTTATCTCGATAAAAATACCGTTCCATCCCGTCAAAAAGCCGAATGGTATATTCGTAAAGCACTGTCCTTCGATCCTGACAATTTTTCTTTTAATGTCACGTTCATCAAAATTTTATATGAAAAAGGATTTTATGTAACAGCCAATGAAACGTGCGACCGCATACTCACTTTGCAGCCCAGAAGCGGAGAAGCCTACAATATTGCGCTGGCCGACGTGTATTATTACAAAGGTTTGATCGCCGAACGTTCTGCGCTGAAATACAAAGACATGATCAGTTTTGTCGAAACATCACTGACCAATGACAACTATGTCTCATTGGCCAATTTTGGAGTTGAAGATTTAAGACTTGCTGCCTCGTGTTATGAATTTGCCCTTCAATACCGTTCGGATCACCACGATGCTTTGTTCCATCTTGCTCATTTATATCTGGAAGTAGATAATTTTTCCCGCATGGCGTTGTTGTTCGAAAAAGCCATCCGCCTTAATCCGTCCGACAAAGACGCCTACGTTTTTGCAGCTTTGGCTTATTATCGTTTAGGCCAAACTGCACAGGCTTATCAATATTATCAAAAAGCTTTTACCTTGATGACCAAAGAAGAATGGGCTGTGTACAATACTATTGAATACCTTGTGCCATCTAAAGAATCCGATGATTTCAAGCAAAATAACGAAAAGAATTCCTTAGAACAGTACGAACAAAAATTCTGGAGGCGCAAAGATCCTTTGTATTTAACCGCTTACAATGAACGCCAACTGGAACATTATAATCGTATCGCTTATGCTAATTTACGGTTCGGCGTTCCCAAATTAAATTTACCGGGCTGGAAAACGGAACGCGGTAAAGCTTATATTCGATATGGAAAGCCTGCCGGTTTTTATTCTATCCAACCCGATATCGGCATGCTGGGCGGATCGCAAGTGTGGCAATATCCGCAAACAACTTTTTATTTTAACGACGAATACGCTTCGGGTAATTTTTTGATGAACGATTCCACCATTCTACGCGAGCGGTCGCTGTTTAATACAACCGATGATCTTTTTGAACTGCCTAAAGAACGTACGTTTGCTTTACAGACGCGGTTATATCAATTCAAAAATACCAACGGTATGACGAGTATTCGTAATTATTTTTCGGCTAAGACCAATGAAGTTGATTCAGAATATGAGTCGTTCGGGCTTGACGTGGTGGCCGTAGCCGGTCTTTTCCTTCTTAATGACCAACACGACATCGTTTCAGAAACCAAAACGCGGTTGAAGCTTAACAAAGATCAGGAGTACAATGGACAGTTTGTTCATCATTTCGAGCTCGATAATTTATCGTCCAACAGCGGCGTGACCAGTTATTCTTCCGAGCTAATGACTTTGATCGATAACCGCGTCGGAGTAAAACGTGAGCCTGTAAAGATCCGAGACTTTTCTGTGGATCAACTTATGTTGAGCGATATCGTGATCGCGTCGGAAATTTCGCTCGACAACGGTATCACGATCGTTCCATATTTCGACAATATTATTTCCCGTAATCACCATGTTTACCTGTATTTTGAAACCTATCATTTAACATTGGACAACGATTCGAAAGCACGTTACAAAATAGAAACCACGTTCATTCGCTCTGATAAAGGCAATTTAAAAACATTCATCGGAAATTTGTTTGGTAAAAATAATGAGCAGATCGGATCATCGTTTGATGTGACATGCCAGGACCGGGATGATCGCTATTATTTTGCTTTAGATATTAAAGATTTAAATCCTGGCTCGTACCGTCTGATCATACGTGTAACGGATCAATGGTCTAAAGCGTCTACTTATCAATCGATTCCGGTCGAAATTGGCGACTAA